A part of Thermus islandicus DSM 21543 genomic DNA contains:
- a CDS encoding glutamine--tRNA ligase/YqeY domain fusion protein, whose product MGLVPPCFITEIVERDLREGKYAKLRTRFPPEPNGYLHIGHARSIVLNFGLAQDYGGECYLRMDDTNPETEKEEYARAIEEDVRWLGFVPDGVFYASDYFDRMYACALLLIEEGKAYVDDLPEEEMSALRAEGKPSPYRERSVEENLDLFQRMARGEFPTGSRVLRAKIDPAHPNFKLRDPVLYRIVHASHYHAGNRWVVYPMYDYAHPLEDFIEGISHSLCTLEFENNRAIYDWVIENVRGKCGFPEAPRPHQYEFARLDLTHTVLSKRKLIQLVEGGLVSGWDDPRLPTLRALRRRGVRPQAIVEFVRKTGISRNEARIPMDLLEEVIRDDLNPIAPRVLGVVDPLKVRLTNYEGEEWIEAPYWPRDIPKAGSRPLPFSGEIYIERTDFSLNPPKGWKRFAPGQRVRLRHAYVIELEDVVEEGGEVKLLKARVVPGTLGANPEDGMKPKGVIHWVSARHALPVEFRLYGRLFLTEDPEEGGEFLKNLNPEALVVKRGFLEPSVAQDPEDTRYQLERLGYFWRDPVDSRPSALVMNRIVPLKEGYRA is encoded by the coding sequence ATGGGCCTTGTGCCACCCTGCTTCATCACCGAGATCGTGGAAAGGGACCTCCGGGAGGGAAAGTACGCGAAGCTCCGCACCCGCTTCCCCCCCGAGCCCAACGGCTACCTCCACATCGGCCACGCCCGGAGCATCGTTTTGAACTTCGGCCTGGCCCAGGACTATGGCGGGGAGTGCTACCTCCGCATGGACGACACCAACCCCGAAACGGAAAAGGAGGAGTACGCCCGCGCCATTGAGGAGGACGTGCGCTGGCTCGGTTTCGTCCCGGACGGCGTCTTCTACGCCTCGGACTACTTTGACCGGATGTACGCCTGCGCCCTCCTCCTCATTGAGGAGGGGAAGGCCTACGTGGACGACCTCCCCGAGGAGGAGATGAGCGCCCTAAGGGCCGAAGGAAAGCCGAGCCCCTATCGGGAGCGCAGCGTGGAGGAGAACCTGGATCTTTTCCAGCGGATGGCCCGAGGGGAGTTCCCCACGGGTAGCCGGGTCCTCCGGGCCAAGATAGACCCAGCCCACCCCAACTTCAAGCTCCGGGACCCCGTCCTCTACCGCATCGTCCACGCCTCCCACTACCACGCCGGGAACCGGTGGGTGGTCTACCCCATGTACGACTACGCCCACCCCCTCGAGGACTTCATTGAGGGCATCTCCCACTCCCTCTGCACCCTGGAGTTTGAGAACAACCGGGCCATCTACGACTGGGTCATTGAGAACGTCAGGGGCAAGTGCGGTTTCCCCGAGGCCCCAAGGCCCCACCAGTACGAGTTCGCCCGGTTGGACCTTACCCACACCGTGCTTTCCAAAAGGAAGCTCATCCAGCTGGTGGAAGGGGGCTTGGTCTCGGGCTGGGACGACCCCAGGCTCCCCACCCTGCGCGCCCTGAGGCGGAGGGGGGTGAGGCCCCAGGCCATCGTGGAGTTCGTGCGCAAGACCGGGATCTCCCGCAACGAGGCCCGGATTCCCATGGACCTCCTCGAGGAGGTCATCCGGGACGACCTGAACCCCATCGCCCCCAGGGTCTTAGGCGTGGTGGACCCCCTGAAGGTGCGCCTCACCAACTACGAGGGAGAGGAGTGGATAGAGGCCCCCTACTGGCCCCGGGACATCCCCAAGGCGGGGAGCCGCCCCCTCCCCTTTTCCGGGGAGATCTACATAGAGCGCACCGACTTCAGCCTCAATCCCCCCAAGGGCTGGAAGCGCTTTGCCCCGGGCCAGCGGGTGCGCCTCCGGCACGCCTACGTCATTGAGCTGGAGGACGTGGTGGAGGAGGGAGGAGAGGTCAAGCTCCTCAAGGCCCGGGTGGTCCCGGGCACCTTGGGGGCAAACCCCGAGGACGGGATGAAGCCCAAGGGGGTGATCCACTGGGTCTCCGCACGGCACGCCCTCCCCGTGGAGTTCCGGCTCTACGGCCGCCTCTTCCTCACCGAGGATCCCGAAGAGGGCGGGGAGTTCCTCAAGAACCTGAACCCCGAGGCCCTGGTGGTGAAGCGGGGCTTCCTTGAGCCGAGCGTGGCCCAAGAC